One Pontibacter deserti genomic region harbors:
- a CDS encoding NAD(P)H-quinone oxidoreductase, which translates to MKAILVKQPGGPEQLILGEYEQPLPGPYELLVKVHATALNRADTLQRQGKYPPPKGASPILGLEIAGVVEEAGINCTKYKKGDKVFGLLPGGGYAEYALIHEEMAMPIPDNLSFEEAAAIPEVFLTAWQALVWLGKLQAGERVLIHAGASGVGTAAIQLARTLKAEVLVTASEGKLHACKELGAHKLINYQDPDVPFEDEVLAYTNNEGVDVIIDFIAGPYFNQNLDCLRLDGRLVILASLGGGKVDNVDLRKILTKRLQVIGSTLRSRTKEYQIKLTEDLSRFALPLFKEGKLKPVVDSVYDWEDVAEAHHYIESNKNIGKIVLRVS; encoded by the coding sequence ATGAAAGCCATACTTGTAAAACAGCCCGGTGGACCCGAACAACTTATACTTGGAGAATACGAACAGCCTTTGCCCGGACCTTATGAATTGCTGGTAAAAGTGCACGCCACCGCCCTTAACCGCGCCGACACACTGCAGCGCCAGGGCAAGTACCCGCCTCCTAAAGGTGCCAGCCCTATACTTGGTTTAGAGATTGCCGGTGTGGTTGAAGAAGCAGGTATAAACTGCACCAAGTATAAAAAAGGCGATAAGGTTTTTGGATTGCTGCCCGGTGGTGGTTATGCCGAGTATGCTTTGATACATGAAGAAATGGCCATGCCTATACCTGACAACTTAAGTTTTGAAGAGGCTGCTGCTATACCTGAAGTTTTTTTAACGGCATGGCAGGCACTTGTATGGTTAGGTAAATTGCAGGCCGGCGAACGTGTACTAATACATGCCGGGGCCAGTGGCGTAGGTACGGCTGCCATACAACTGGCCCGCACCCTGAAAGCCGAAGTACTGGTTACAGCCTCAGAAGGAAAACTGCATGCCTGTAAAGAACTGGGTGCGCATAAACTGATAAACTACCAGGATCCTGATGTGCCTTTTGAAGATGAAGTGCTGGCCTATACCAATAACGAAGGTGTGGATGTGATCATAGATTTTATAGCAGGCCCATACTTTAACCAGAACCTCGATTGCCTGCGCCTGGATGGAAGGCTGGTTATACTTGCCAGTTTAGGTGGTGGAAAAGTAGATAATGTGGATCTGCGAAAAATTCTGACGAAGCGACTGCAGGTAATAGGCTCCACGCTGCGCTCCCGTACCAAAGAATACCAGATAAAGCTTACCGAAGACCTAAGCCGGTTTGCCTTGCCTCTTTTTAAAGAAGGTAAGCTAAAACCTGTGGTTGATTCCGTATATGATTGGGAAGACGTAGCCGAGGCGCACCATTACATAGAAAGCAATAAGAACATCGGGAAGATTGTACTGCGGGTAAGTTAG
- a CDS encoding RidA family protein: MANQNEILNSSKAPEPVGLYPHARKVGNLLFLSGVGPRERGTKKIPGVELDEAGNITSYDIETQCRSVFQNVKYVLEDAGSSWDKLVDVTVFLTNMKADFATYNRIYAEYFKDNQPCRTTVEINSLPTPIAIELKCIATI, translated from the coding sequence ATGGCAAATCAAAACGAGATTCTTAATTCTTCTAAAGCCCCCGAGCCGGTTGGGCTATACCCGCATGCCCGCAAAGTTGGCAATCTGTTGTTTTTATCTGGGGTTGGGCCCCGTGAGCGAGGCACTAAGAAAATACCTGGTGTAGAACTGGATGAAGCTGGCAATATTACTTCTTATGATATTGAAACTCAGTGCAGGTCTGTGTTCCAGAATGTGAAGTATGTTTTAGAAGATGCCGGATCGAGCTGGGATAAACTGGTAGATGTAACCGTGTTCCTGACGAACATGAAAGCTGACTTTGCAACCTATAACCGCATATATGCAGAGTACTTTAAAGATAACCAGCCTTGCCGCACCACGGTAGAAATAAATAGCTTGCCTACACCTATTGCTATCGAATTAAAGTGCATCGCTACCATCTAA
- a CDS encoding RNA polymerase sigma factor, whose product METSTYQDVNQHVVERCKGGDNRAQYELYKLYSKAMFNVSMRITNDYAEAEDVLQEAFISAFKNLHNYKSEASFGSWLKKIVVNAAINAIRKRRSELVPMDERVATEVADEVTDDNDTEWQVENIRRAIQKLPDGYRVVLSLYLLEGYDHAEIGEILGVSESTSKSQYSRARKKLLDIMKEPHFAA is encoded by the coding sequence TTGGAGACATCTACTTATCAGGACGTAAACCAGCATGTAGTGGAACGGTGCAAGGGTGGCGACAACCGGGCACAGTATGAACTATACAAGCTATACTCCAAGGCCATGTTTAACGTGAGCATGCGCATCACCAACGATTATGCCGAAGCAGAAGATGTACTGCAGGAGGCTTTCATCAGCGCATTCAAAAATCTACACAACTATAAGTCTGAAGCTTCTTTTGGCAGCTGGCTCAAAAAGATTGTGGTAAATGCAGCAATAAACGCAATCCGGAAGCGGCGCTCTGAACTGGTGCCGATGGATGAGCGGGTTGCCACCGAAGTAGCAGACGAAGTAACTGACGATAATGATACGGAATGGCAGGTGGAAAATATCCGCCGCGCTATACAAAAATTGCCAGATGGCTACCGGGTAGTGCTTAGCTTATACTTGCTGGAAGGTTACGACCACGCCGAAATAGGAGAGATACTGGGAGTATCGGAGTCTACTTCTAAATCGCAGTACAGCAGGGCCCGGAAAAAGCTTCTGGACATAATGAAAGAGCCACATTTTGCGGCCTGA
- the amaB gene encoding L-piperidine-6-carboxylate dehydrogenase: MKQTIDELPLIQDINNVLKQLGIKDTNPSYSTGLNWGGQSGRATRKIHSPADGNLIATVNMATAEDYDQVVATAQEAFKEWRKMPSPKRGEIVRQIGDKLRQHKEALGKLVSYEMGKILQEGLGEVQEMIDICDFAVGLSRQLHGLTMHSERPQHRMYEQYHPLGIVGVISAFNFPVAVWSWNAMLAGVCGDVIIWKPSEKTPLTAIACQHIIRDVLADNELPEGIFNVIIGDAEIGSLMANDTRVPLISATGSTRMGKKVGEAVGARLGKSLLELGGNNAIILTENADLDMALIAIVFGAVGTCGQRCTSTRRLIIHENIYEQVKERLLKVYPSLPIGHPLDSTTLVGPLIDKDAVTAFTNALEHVRQEGGNILTGGEILSGDGYETGTYVKPAIVEAENHYEMVQEETFAPILYLIKYSGDIENAIDIQNGVKQGLSSAIFSTNLLETEAFLSHYGSDCGIANVNIGTSGAEIGGAFGGEKETGGGRESGSDAWKIYMRRQTNTINYSRELPLAQGIKFDIMD; this comes from the coding sequence ATGAAACAGACCATAGATGAACTGCCATTGATACAGGATATAAACAATGTGTTAAAGCAGCTAGGTATAAAAGATACTAATCCTTCTTACAGTACCGGCCTTAACTGGGGCGGGCAGTCTGGCAGAGCAACCCGCAAGATTCATTCGCCTGCTGATGGCAACCTGATTGCTACAGTGAACATGGCTACTGCTGAAGATTACGACCAGGTAGTGGCAACTGCCCAGGAAGCTTTTAAAGAATGGCGTAAAATGCCATCCCCTAAGCGCGGCGAAATTGTGCGCCAGATAGGCGACAAGCTGCGTCAGCATAAAGAGGCACTGGGTAAACTGGTTAGCTATGAAATGGGCAAAATTCTGCAGGAAGGCCTTGGTGAAGTACAGGAAATGATCGATATCTGCGATTTCGCAGTAGGGCTGTCGCGCCAGTTGCATGGCTTAACTATGCACTCAGAGCGCCCGCAGCACCGCATGTATGAGCAATATCATCCATTAGGCATTGTTGGAGTAATCTCTGCATTTAACTTCCCGGTGGCGGTCTGGAGCTGGAATGCCATGCTGGCCGGTGTATGCGGCGACGTGATTATCTGGAAGCCATCAGAAAAGACACCATTAACGGCAATAGCGTGCCAGCACATTATAAGAGATGTGTTAGCAGATAACGAGCTGCCGGAAGGTATTTTTAACGTAATCATCGGAGATGCAGAGATCGGTAGCCTGATGGCAAATGATACCCGAGTTCCTTTGATTTCTGCAACCGGCTCTACGCGTATGGGTAAAAAGGTTGGTGAAGCGGTTGGTGCCCGTTTAGGTAAATCCTTACTGGAGCTAGGCGGTAATAACGCAATTATACTTACCGAAAACGCTGATCTGGATATGGCGCTGATCGCGATTGTATTCGGGGCGGTTGGAACCTGCGGGCAACGATGTACTTCCACGCGCCGCCTGATCATCCATGAAAATATTTACGAACAGGTAAAAGAGCGCCTGCTTAAAGTATACCCAAGCCTGCCTATCGGTCATCCACTCGATAGCACTACGCTGGTAGGGCCACTGATTGATAAAGATGCTGTAACTGCTTTCACAAATGCGCTGGAACATGTGCGGCAGGAAGGTGGAAATATACTAACAGGCGGTGAGATATTATCTGGTGATGGCTATGAGACCGGAACCTATGTGAAGCCGGCCATAGTAGAGGCTGAGAACCATTACGAAATGGTACAGGAAGAAACCTTTGCCCCAATTTTATACCTGATCAAGTATAGCGGTGATATCGAAAATGCTATTGATATACAGAATGGGGTAAAACAGGGATTGTCTTCTGCTATTTTCTCAACTAACCTGCTGGAAACAGAGGCATTCCTAAGCCATTATGGTTCTGACTGTGGTATAGCTAACGTAAACATTGGTACATCCGGTGCTGAGATTGGTGGTGCTTTTGGTGGTGAAAAAGAAACAGGGGGTGGCCGCGAATCAGGGTCCGATGCCTGGAAGATTTACATGCGCCGCCAGACCAACACGATCAACTATAGCCGTGAGCTACCTCTGGCCCAAGGCATCAAGTTTGATATAATGGATTAA
- the rpsB gene encoding 30S ribosomal protein S2: MASTNYKELLEAGVHFGHLTRKWDPKMAPYIFMEKNGIHIIDLNKTLVALDEATSAIKNIAKSGRKIMFVATKKQAQDIVAEEAKRLKMPYVTDRWLGGMLTNFATVRKSLKKMSTIDKMMKDNTAYAAIAKREKLERVLGGIADLSRLPAALFIVDVKREHIAVKEAHKLNLPVFAICDTNSNPELVDFPIPANDDASKSISLIVSIMGKAIEEGLSERKVDKEETERKRSEEEGIKAKQEADEQ, encoded by the coding sequence ATGGCAAGTACTAATTATAAAGAATTACTGGAAGCTGGTGTACACTTTGGCCACCTTACCAGAAAGTGGGATCCGAAAATGGCTCCATACATCTTCATGGAGAAGAACGGTATCCACATCATTGACTTAAATAAGACACTGGTTGCGCTTGATGAGGCTACTTCAGCTATCAAGAACATCGCTAAGTCTGGCCGTAAGATCATGTTCGTAGCTACTAAAAAGCAAGCTCAGGACATCGTTGCGGAAGAAGCGAAGCGTCTTAAAATGCCTTACGTTACCGATCGTTGGTTAGGCGGTATGCTTACTAACTTCGCTACTGTGCGTAAGTCTCTTAAGAAAATGTCTACCATCGATAAAATGATGAAAGATAACACTGCTTATGCAGCTATCGCGAAGCGTGAGAAACTGGAGCGTGTACTTGGTGGTATCGCAGATCTTTCAAGACTGCCTGCAGCCCTTTTCATCGTTGACGTGAAGCGTGAGCACATTGCAGTTAAAGAAGCACACAAGCTTAACCTGCCTGTTTTCGCTATCTGCGATACTAACTCGAACCCTGAGCTGGTTGACTTCCCAATCCCTGCGAATGACGATGCTTCTAAATCTATTTCCCTGATCGTTTCTATCATGGGTAAAGCGATTGAAGAAGGTCTGTCTGAGCGTAAGGTTGACAAAGAAGAAACTGAGCGTAAGCGTTCTGAAGAGGAAGGCATCAAGGCTAAACAAGAAGCTGACGAGCAATAA
- the tsf gene encoding translation elongation factor Ts gives MAITAQDVNRLRQETGAGMMDCKKALTEANGDFEAAKDILRKQGQKIASKRAENVTSEGIVLTQVTADGSTGKVVAIACETEPVSKVEDFRNLAQAVLNAAVTTNAATKEELLATPQADGRSLQDHITDLMGKIGEKIDVVSYETVTADKVVAYNHSNGKLGVLVGLNNTNGTDVTEVGKDIAMQIAAMKPIALDKDGVDAATIEREIEIGKEQARAEGKPENMLEKIAQGKLNKFYKESTLLNQEFVKDSSLTISQLLEKTSKGLTVTDFKRVAIGA, from the coding sequence ATGGCTATTACAGCACAAGACGTTAACAGACTTCGCCAGGAAACTGGTGCAGGTATGATGGACTGCAAAAAAGCGCTTACTGAAGCAAACGGCGACTTTGAAGCGGCTAAAGATATTCTGCGTAAGCAGGGACAGAAGATTGCGAGCAAGCGTGCTGAAAACGTAACTTCAGAAGGTATTGTATTAACGCAGGTTACTGCTGATGGCTCAACTGGTAAAGTTGTTGCTATCGCTTGTGAAACTGAGCCGGTATCTAAAGTTGAAGACTTCAGAAACCTTGCACAGGCAGTATTGAACGCAGCTGTTACTACTAACGCTGCTACTAAAGAAGAATTACTTGCTACGCCTCAGGCTGATGGCCGTTCGCTACAGGATCATATCACTGACCTGATGGGTAAAATTGGTGAGAAGATCGATGTAGTATCTTACGAAACTGTTACTGCTGATAAAGTTGTAGCTTACAACCACTCTAATGGTAAATTAGGTGTACTTGTTGGCCTTAACAACACAAACGGTACTGATGTAACTGAAGTTGGTAAAGATATCGCGATGCAGATCGCGGCTATGAAGCCAATCGCTCTTGATAAAGACGGCGTTGATGCAGCTACTATCGAGCGTGAGATCGAGATCGGTAAGGAGCAGGCTCGTGCTGAAGGTAAGCCAGAGAACATGCTGGAGAAAATTGCTCAGGGTAAACTGAACAAGTTCTACAAAGAAAGCACTCTGTTAAACCAGGAGTTCGTTAAAGATTCTTCTTTAACTATCTCTCAGCTTCTTGAGAAGACAAGCAAAGGCTTAACAGTAACTGATTTCAAGCGTGTAGCTATCGGTGCTTAA
- a CDS encoding MutS-related protein has protein sequence MQHNPTEIYTSRATTFKQQEQLAAGKASRVSWLRVFIFVAGVAAAYHFFNTGNSVWGALTIGIGYTLFILVMRWHTRLEYQRQHLKLLHELNLEELDRLKGNISKLDSGHQFTDDHHPYTSDLDIFGPNSLFQLINRSVTSIGKAKLAGWLQHRAAKHEVLHRQEAVAELGNKNAIEWLQNLLATPRHYKHTEDSKTDFFVWLQENHFFSKHTYLQPLIFILPVGTLAAIVAWFYGYSGYPAVGLLVVQSLLSYRFRVERDEFYENSIGIYESMQSYTRQLQHIEQHQFKAYYLKELQHKLHAGNVKASVALGKLALIIDFFSYRLSTLMAFFLNTILMWDFIWVYRLEKWREKYLDQVKGSLDVLASFESIASIAAHQFANPAHTVPEISDVPFEFSAEQLAHPLIFASERIANDFSMQGVGHTIIVTGSNMSGKTTFLRTVGINMVLAFAGAPVCARKLRVAPVQVYTAMRTVDNLAESTSSFYAELKRLRILLNMTEHGEPVFYLLDEILKGTNSRDRHLGAMALIRQLHQRYSSGMISTHDLELGAMEEELAGSVENYSFNSTIEGDRILFDYKLQRGICGSFNASKLMQLMGIAIEE, from the coding sequence ATGCAGCATAATCCAACGGAGATTTATACTTCCAGGGCGACAACTTTTAAGCAACAGGAGCAATTAGCAGCAGGTAAAGCATCGCGTGTGTCGTGGTTGCGCGTGTTTATTTTTGTGGCAGGCGTAGCGGCGGCTTACCATTTCTTTAACACTGGTAACAGTGTCTGGGGCGCACTAACGATAGGTATAGGCTATACTTTGTTTATACTTGTAATGCGATGGCATACCCGACTGGAATACCAGCGCCAACATTTAAAGCTGTTGCACGAACTTAACCTGGAAGAGCTTGATCGGCTAAAAGGCAACATCAGCAAACTAGATAGCGGACATCAGTTTACAGACGACCATCATCCCTATACTTCCGACCTCGATATTTTTGGGCCTAATTCTCTTTTTCAGTTAATTAACCGGTCGGTTACAAGTATAGGAAAAGCAAAACTGGCAGGTTGGTTACAACACAGAGCCGCCAAACACGAGGTACTACACCGCCAGGAAGCAGTAGCTGAGCTAGGCAATAAAAATGCTATAGAATGGCTTCAGAACTTGCTGGCAACACCAAGGCACTACAAGCATACAGAAGATTCTAAAACAGATTTCTTTGTGTGGCTACAGGAGAATCACTTTTTCAGCAAGCATACTTACCTGCAGCCACTTATTTTTATACTTCCTGTTGGTACGCTTGCTGCTATAGTTGCCTGGTTTTATGGCTACTCGGGTTACCCAGCTGTTGGGTTATTGGTGGTGCAATCGCTGCTCTCTTACCGCTTCAGGGTAGAGCGGGATGAGTTTTATGAGAACAGTATAGGCATTTATGAGTCTATGCAAAGTTATACCCGGCAATTACAACATATAGAGCAACATCAGTTTAAGGCATATTACCTGAAAGAACTGCAACATAAACTGCACGCAGGAAATGTAAAGGCATCTGTAGCGCTGGGTAAGCTGGCACTCATTATTGATTTCTTCTCTTACCGGCTGAGTACGTTGATGGCCTTTTTCCTGAACACGATACTGATGTGGGATTTTATTTGGGTATATCGTCTGGAAAAGTGGCGCGAAAAATATCTGGACCAGGTGAAAGGTTCTTTAGATGTGCTGGCCAGTTTCGAAAGTATAGCAAGTATAGCTGCGCACCAGTTTGCCAATCCTGCTCATACTGTTCCGGAAATAAGTGATGTACCGTTTGAGTTTAGTGCTGAGCAACTGGCCCACCCGCTTATTTTTGCTTCGGAACGCATTGCCAACGATTTTTCAATGCAGGGCGTGGGGCATACCATTATAGTTACCGGCTCAAACATGTCGGGTAAAACTACTTTCCTGCGTACGGTGGGTATAAATATGGTGCTGGCCTTTGCTGGTGCGCCTGTTTGTGCCCGTAAGCTGCGCGTTGCCCCGGTGCAGGTATACACTGCCATGCGCACCGTAGATAACCTTGCCGAAAGCACTTCGTCTTTTTATGCCGAACTGAAACGCCTGCGTATACTGCTGAATATGACAGAACATGGCGAGCCGGTGTTCTATTTACTCGATGAGATACTGAAAGGTACCAACTCCCGCGACAGGCATTTAGGAGCTATGGCGTTGATCAGGCAGCTGCACCAGCGTTATAGTTCTGGCATGATATCTACACACGACCTGGAACTGGGCGCAATGGAAGAAGAACTGGCTGGCAGCGTTGAGAACTATAGTTTTAACAGTACCATAGAAGGCGATAGGATCCTGTTTGATTACAAGTTACAGCGTGGCATTTGCGGTAGCTTTAACGCCAGCAAGCTCATGCAGCTGATGGGTATCGCCATTGAGGAGTAA
- the rplM gene encoding 50S ribosomal protein L13, with amino-acid sequence MDHLSYKTLNVSKKTANKGWVIVDAGQGNLGRVASEIAKILKGKNKPSYTPNADCGDNVIVINSDNVRFSGRKWDQKYYLTHTGYPGGQKRTSPRELKAKSSTLLVERAVRGMLPKGPLGRELFRNLHVFAGSEHPFAAQQPKELTFNL; translated from the coding sequence ATGGATCATTTAAGTTATAAGACCCTAAATGTCAGCAAGAAGACAGCCAACAAAGGCTGGGTGATTGTTGATGCAGGGCAAGGAAACTTGGGTCGCGTGGCGTCTGAAATCGCCAAGATCCTGAAAGGCAAGAACAAGCCTTCGTACACGCCAAACGCTGACTGCGGTGACAACGTGATCGTTATCAACTCTGATAATGTACGTTTCTCAGGTCGCAAGTGGGATCAGAAGTACTACCTGACACACACTGGTTACCCAGGTGGTCAGAAGAGAACTTCTCCACGTGAGCTAAAGGCTAAATCATCAACGCTGCTCGTAGAGCGCGCAGTTCGTGGCATGTTGCCTAAAGGCCCACTAGGTCGCGAGCTATTCCGTAATCTTCATGTTTTTGCAGGAAGCGAGCATCCATTTGCAGCTCAGCAGCCTAAAGAATTAACCTTCAACTTATAA
- a CDS encoding ABC transporter permease: protein MLKKLLNSFALALHNIRTRLFHTLLSILGIVIGVGALVTVLSLIDGLEKFAKEQITTTTSLKAVMIETNTYKRVNDVSLQKEDYGYLNFERFEKFSEKMAIPATGYIEFKKNSEILLADSSRVGASVHGVNTLHPKTINLKAGRLFTSKELTAKAPVAFANYSFAKQVAGKDSVQTILGQTVTYHNKPVKVIGILKPTKHERPQLYLPISLFTETELKADPPGVVFEVDDVEQVQTFKKDAEQWLKTNVAKDTTDFRVITNEGRLEQAAKGFLLFRIVMGMIVGLSVVVGGIGVMNVLLISVTERTVEIGVRKAMGAKKHDILLQFLAESVTVSLFGSLLGLVLGVLFAMGAVPVIKAFADVPFQAAFTLNTLIVITIIAIVVGIVFGTYPATRAARLNPVDAIRRE from the coding sequence ATGCTCAAAAAACTACTCAACTCTTTCGCGCTGGCCCTGCATAACATCCGCACCAGGTTGTTCCATACCTTGCTGTCTATACTTGGTATTGTGATTGGGGTAGGGGCGTTGGTAACGGTGCTCTCGCTGATAGATGGCTTGGAGAAGTTTGCTAAAGAGCAGATAACTACTACTACATCGCTGAAGGCTGTAATGATAGAAACCAACACCTATAAACGTGTAAATGATGTTAGTCTGCAGAAAGAAGACTATGGTTACTTGAACTTCGAGCGGTTTGAGAAATTCTCAGAAAAGATGGCTATACCTGCTACCGGCTACATCGAGTTTAAGAAAAACAGCGAAATATTATTAGCGGATAGCAGTAGGGTCGGGGCAAGTGTGCACGGTGTAAATACGCTACACCCTAAAACTATAAACCTGAAAGCTGGCCGGTTATTTACATCTAAAGAACTAACAGCTAAAGCTCCTGTTGCCTTTGCAAATTATAGTTTTGCAAAACAGGTAGCTGGCAAAGATTCTGTTCAAACTATACTTGGGCAAACGGTAACCTACCATAACAAACCGGTAAAAGTAATTGGCATCCTTAAACCCACAAAGCACGAAAGACCACAGCTATACTTGCCCATTAGTTTGTTTACTGAAACTGAACTGAAAGCTGACCCTCCAGGAGTAGTATTTGAAGTGGATGATGTAGAGCAGGTGCAGACTTTTAAGAAAGATGCAGAGCAGTGGCTGAAAACTAATGTAGCCAAGGACACTACAGATTTTAGGGTAATTACCAACGAAGGCAGGTTAGAGCAGGCAGCTAAAGGTTTCTTACTGTTCCGGATCGTGATGGGCATGATCGTGGGACTTTCGGTGGTAGTAGGTGGCATAGGCGTAATGAACGTGCTGCTGATTTCGGTAACTGAACGAACCGTGGAAATTGGTGTGCGCAAAGCTATGGGAGCTAAAAAGCACGACATCCTGCTACAGTTCCTTGCCGAGTCGGTAACGGTATCGTTGTTTGGCAGCTTACTTGGTTTGGTGCTGGGAGTATTATTTGCGATGGGAGCGGTTCCGGTTATCAAAGCATTTGCAGATGTGCCTTTTCAGGCCGCATTTACACTAAATACGCTTATAGTTATTACCATCATCGCTATCGTGGTAGGTATTGTATTTGGTACTTACCCTGCTACACGTGCCGCCAGGCTTAACCCCGTAGATGCCATCCGAAGAGAGTAG
- the rpsI gene encoding 30S ribosomal protein S9: protein MEVINTSGRRKTSVARIYMTAGQGNITINGKDIKAYFPNEVLQTIVNQPFQTLDLIGKYDVTANLKGGGVSGQAEALRLAISKALVVENAETKSVLRKEGFVTRDPRMVERKKFGKRKARRSFQFSKR from the coding sequence ATGGAAGTTATCAATACATCCGGTAGAAGAAAAACCTCGGTGGCACGTATCTATATGACGGCCGGGCAAGGGAATATCACTATTAACGGTAAAGATATCAAGGCATACTTCCCTAACGAAGTATTGCAGACTATAGTAAATCAGCCGTTTCAAACCTTAGATCTGATTGGCAAGTACGATGTTACTGCTAATTTAAAAGGTGGTGGTGTAAGCGGCCAGGCTGAGGCACTAAGACTTGCTATCTCTAAAGCCCTGGTAGTTGAGAACGCCGAGACTAAATCAGTTCTTCGTAAAGAAGGTTTCGTTACACGTGACCCTCGTATGGTAGAGCGTAAGAAGTTCGGTAAGCGTAAAGCGCGTCGTTCATTCCAGTTCAGCAAACGTTAA
- a CDS encoding DUF4097 family beta strand repeat-containing protein → MYRSLRYLAIILVMAPAMVFGRQAADGPSQPTPQPAPCPNTAVASVDPHGNWNYKKQPSAAVYDAEKRKTFEKTYKVTSADILNIENRYGRVHVNTWNKNEIKVKVDMIARAGSEGKASDMLNRMSIAESREDKTISLRTVYEPSRMSGVSSSEINYTVYMPEANAVTIKNTYGDVYLAARKGKADLSLKYGNLKCDRLSNSDNNLKLTYGSGSCGYINGGNVQIAYFDMNVAEAQELKGFSKYSELTIGKLNEELSMDMKYGSFRINNISNNVRNIRLASTYIPISLNFADNSAFNFNVNVQYGDFKVNKDLVNITSIEKDYTSADYKGKFGSASSKAAVSITSKYGDVRFTQ, encoded by the coding sequence ATGTATAGATCTTTACGCTACTTGGCCATTATACTTGTGATGGCACCTGCTATGGTCTTCGGTCGCCAAGCGGCTGACGGACCATCCCAACCTACACCACAACCTGCACCCTGCCCTAATACAGCTGTTGCCAGCGTAGACCCGCATGGTAACTGGAACTATAAAAAGCAACCGTCGGCGGCTGTTTACGATGCTGAAAAGCGCAAAACCTTTGAGAAAACTTATAAAGTTACCAGCGCTGATATACTTAATATTGAGAACCGGTATGGTAGAGTGCATGTAAATACCTGGAACAAGAACGAGATTAAAGTAAAGGTAGACATGATAGCCAGAGCCGGTTCTGAAGGTAAGGCAAGCGATATGCTGAACAGAATGAGCATTGCGGAGAGCAGGGAAGACAAAACAATATCGTTAAGAACGGTATATGAACCTTCGCGCATGTCGGGTGTAAGCTCTTCTGAGATCAACTATACGGTTTACATGCCAGAGGCAAATGCTGTTACTATAAAGAACACCTACGGCGATGTTTACCTGGCTGCCCGGAAAGGCAAAGCAGATTTATCTCTGAAGTATGGTAACCTGAAATGCGATCGTTTAAGCAACTCAGATAATAACCTAAAGCTTACTTATGGCTCCGGTAGCTGTGGTTACATCAATGGTGGTAATGTGCAGATCGCTTATTTTGACATGAATGTAGCTGAGGCACAGGAACTGAAAGGCTTTAGTAAGTATAGCGAGTTAACCATAGGCAAGCTGAACGAGGAACTGAGCATGGATATGAAATACGGTTCTTTCAGGATAAATAACATCAGTAACAACGTCCGTAATATCAGGCTGGCCAGTACCTACATTCCGATCTCTCTTAATTTTGCCGATAATTCTGCCTTCAATTTTAATGTAAATGTGCAGTATGGCGATTTTAAAGTGAACAAGGACCTGGTAAATATTACCTCCATCGAAAAAGATTATACTTCTGCTGACTATAAAGGTAAGTTTGGGTCTGCATCATCAAAAGCTGCGGTATCTATTACCTCTAAGTATGGCGACGTAAGGTTCACACAATAA